From the Perca flavescens isolate YP-PL-M2 chromosome 21, PFLA_1.0, whole genome shotgun sequence genome, one window contains:
- the tdrkh gene encoding tudor and KH domain-containing protein — MDAVKEGQKSTLSSGKMVALAAGLSVGATVGYIVYRHISSANTSQEPNAEVSKMTLPVEVYRNISRYQAKFLDMVTQKSGAHVRVLPDSGEPGCKTTVCFLLQGSKEQVLLARCVLENLVTDCEPVTEALEVPQTAFGRIIGRGGESLKLITRTTGAKVACSKEKTLGPGAKGSVTITGTRQEVEQAKELILEKVREDMMVRTKISQSSALRQKRGQTAANQRPAGTETEAPVGLNNNGPYSQTEKNGLIHVNGTRGQPENQFDKIVELKITNTHHKEEEEEEESVSTDSLSEISKFEIPSPDLSFQPDEHLEVYVSASENPNHFWIQILGVRSLQLDKLTEEMSRFYNSGNPTEHRVESIVVGDIVAAPYHDHGTWNRARVLGVLASGLVDLYYVDFGDNGELPRESLCRMRSDFLSLPFQAIECNLAGVRPKGEVWTEAALDEFEQLTCCASWRPLQAKLCSYSHSEVSSWPTVKLYNNTEGKTVDIGEELVRLGHAVSFQEVVNGKTEGDNLDCLQRMLDDVIGASSEKSLSCISLSEAASISGSVDDVIDDELL; from the exons ATGGACGCAGTCAAGGAGGGTCAAAAGAGCACCCTGAGCTCGGGCAAAATGGTGGCTCTGGCTGCGGGGCTCTCCGTCGGGGCCACAGTGGGCTACATCGTCTATCGCCACATAAGCAGCGCCAACACCA GTCAGGAGCCCAACGCTGAGGTGTCCAAGATGACCCTTCCAGTAGAAGTTTATAGGAACATATCCAGATACCAAGCCAAGTTTTTGGACATG gtgacCCAGAAGTCTGGCGCTCATGTGAGGGTTTTGCCAGACTCCGGGGAGCCTGGATGTAAGACGACAGTATGTTTCCTGCTGCAGGGCTCTAAGGAGCAGGTCTTGCTGGCCCGCTGTGTCCTGGAGAACCTGGTCACTGACTGTGAGCCGGTGACCGAGGCTTTGGAAGTTCCCCAGACCGCCTTTGGACGTATAATAG GCCGTGGTGGAGAAAGTTTGAAACTGATCACCAGGACCACAGGGGCCAAAGTGGCTTGTTCCAAAGAGAAGACGCTCGGCCCTGGGGCAAAGGGCAGCGTGACAATCACAGGGACCAGACAGGAGGTGGAACAGGCCAAG GAGCTGATTCTAGAAAAAGTCCGTGAGGACATGATGGTGAGGACAAAGATCTCCCAGTCCTCTGCCCTGCGGCAGAAACGTGGCCAAACGGCTGCCAATCAGAGGCCGGCCGGCACAGAGACTGAGGCACCAGTGGGCTTGAACAACAACGGCCCCTACTCCCAGACAGAGAAAAACGGGCTCATCCATGTCAATGGGACCAGAGGACAACCTGAAAATCAGTTTGACAAGATTGTGGAGCTGAAAATCACCAACACACAccacaaggaggaggaggaagaggaggagagtgtCTCCACAGATTCTCTCTCTGAAATTTCCAAGTTTGAAA TTCCCAGCCCAGACCTGAGCTTCCAGCCTGATGAACATCTGGAGGTTTATGTTTCTGCATCGGAGAACCCAAACCACTTCTGGATCCAGATCCTGGGGGTTCGTTCCCTTCAGCTGGACAAACTGACAGAGGAGATGAGCCGCTTCTACAACAGTGGCAACCCCACC GAGCACAGGGTGGAGTCCATTGTTGTGGGGGACATTGTGGCGGCTCCGTACCACGACCACGGCACATGGAACAGGGCCAGGGTGCTGGGAGTCCTGGCCTCTGGACTGGTGGACCTTTACTATGTCGACTTTGGGGACAACGGGGAGCTGCCCAGAGAAAGCCTCTGTCGTATGAG GAGTGACTTCCTCAGCTTACCATTCCAAGCTATTGAGTGCAACTTGGCAGGAGTGAGACCAAAAG GAGAGGTGTGGACCGAGGCAGCCCTGGATGAGTTTGAGCAGCTGACGTGCTGTGCCTCCTGGAGACCCCTGCAGGCCAAACTCTGCAGCTACTCCCACTCTGAGGTCTCCTCCTGGCCCACTGTCAAGCTCTACAACAACACTGAGGGCAAG ACTGTAGATATTGGTGAGGAGCTCGTACGCCTGGGCCACGCTGTCAGCTTCCAGGAAGTGGTGAACGGGAAGACTGAGGGTGACAATCTGGACTGTCTACAGAGGATGCTG